A single Leptospiraceae bacterium DNA region contains:
- a CDS encoding trypsin-like peptidase domain-containing protein: MSKQKKYLINYFKLSFFLYFLLIVLSSCINENTTFLKEVYAESPLKNKKNFVGIYELQQRFYEIYELYKDSVVFISTEKTVRIENPFYNDPFLRRFFNIPQLPETQKQRGLGTGFIISSDGYICTNHHVIAGMDVVKVSIKGKEYNAKIVGSDRFVDIALLKVDGVKDLQPVYFGDSDKVKVGDWAIAIGNPFGLDRTFTVGVISAVARKDVDQMGNSHIQTDASINPGNSGGPLINIDGEVIGVNRMIYSQTGGNLGIGFAIPINTAKTVIEQLRLHGKVKRGYIGIQIASLTEELAQELGVRERKGVVIISILENSPADKAKLQVGDVILSANDKEVNEPDDLIRIVNETPIGKIIKLRINRKNQILTVMVVVEERPQ; the protein is encoded by the coding sequence ATGAGTAAACAAAAAAAATACTTAATAAACTACTTTAAGCTTTCATTCTTTCTTTATTTTCTTTTGATTGTTTTATCCTCATGTATCAACGAGAACACTACATTTTTAAAAGAAGTATATGCAGAATCACCTTTAAAAAACAAAAAGAATTTTGTAGGGATTTATGAACTCCAGCAACGATTTTATGAAATCTATGAATTGTATAAAGATTCTGTGGTCTTTATAAGCACCGAAAAAACTGTTCGGATAGAGAATCCGTTTTATAATGATCCGTTTTTGAGGCGTTTTTTTAACATCCCGCAACTACCTGAGACCCAAAAACAACGGGGCTTGGGGACTGGCTTTATCATCTCGAGTGATGGATATATCTGCACTAATCATCATGTGATAGCAGGAATGGACGTCGTCAAAGTCTCTATAAAGGGAAAAGAATATAATGCCAAAATTGTCGGTTCCGATAGATTTGTGGATATTGCTCTTTTGAAAGTGGATGGAGTTAAGGATTTACAACCCGTTTACTTTGGAGACTCCGATAAAGTCAAGGTAGGTGACTGGGCAATTGCTATAGGAAACCCTTTTGGTCTTGACAGAACTTTCACGGTTGGAGTGATTAGCGCAGTTGCAAGAAAAGACGTAGATCAGATGGGCAATTCCCATATCCAGACAGATGCATCCATTAATCCCGGAAACTCAGGCGGTCCCCTAATCAACATTGACGGAGAAGTTATTGGTGTAAATAGAATGATTTATTCCCAAACAGGAGGAAACTTAGGTATTGGGTTTGCAATACCCATCAACACAGCGAAAACAGTAATAGAACAACTAAGACTACATGGTAAAGTCAAAAGAGGATACATAGGCATACAAATAGCTTCTTTAACAGAAGAACTAGCCCAAGAATTAGGAGTACGAGAACGAAAAGGAGTCGTAATCATAAGTATTTTGGAAAATAGTCCAGCCGACAAAGCCAAATTACAAGTAGGAGATGTAATCCTTTCTGCAAATGATAAAGAAGTTAACGAACCTGATGATTTAATACGGATTGTAAATGAAACCCCCATTGGAAAAATCATAAAGCTCCGAATCAATAGAAAAAATCAAATTCTAACAGTCATGGTAGTCGTAGAAGAAAGACCCCAATAA
- a CDS encoding EAL domain-containing protein, which produces MEQKELYSVLDSLTFPVVILDNLNVRYLNEKAKEIIKTEEEQFDFSLFIDESQKNFLISQLTQIKKGESISFSLILKTQEQDVPVLVTARLIENIDQKYRYFLVFQTIQNQDVVDSILNNIILETFTLHGEELIQTLLKKIVEAFDFNGSFLLLKEQIQEYMKSHIVFQYEKSNQKIEINLTKNFIKKLDLSGFILIEKDFNQIYPSEKIGDYALQALIGIKTQLTEQETLYLIAYSEKIQKNLPKIHFALNILNLKIINDYMRLYFYKKYENIYKIFLQTSDAVFIYNVEKNVIIDCNNAFLRLLNTSKDKIVNQSPFAYVDEVQINRFRKIFEYYYRKKRLKNNRLRVVFKNSEGAEIPLEVSITIIQMPDGTNLIGVVRDLSYVLKAIEHQKNYSQVLNFLKLHVVELDRNLQVISFNNYSNSSDIRLKVNDNFLEIVQQDYQEYVRMMINNLFIDKKSIRIRFPIMLKAKKEWYDGDFFVVRKNKKKIIKGILKNITLEYLTEKQFILISEYDLLTSLPNRIRLEEDLYKAILRADRNRSLLAVGFLNLDKFFHVNELLGHRLGDLLISLFAERLRLFPELKNNIYRWGGDQFVFFIEDIYDKQALYPIIERLKQIAKEPFFIEGEKFFLTFSIGIAIYPSDGLTIDVLFGEADKALHHAKQSGRYQVVFASNLPKRSFPISRFELQSYILESISEEKIYSYFQPIYDIFIMRIIGVEVLARLRHFQNEIYIGPDIFIPIAEDLGLIEELSLYVIKKSMEFYKKIRKFTPLYISFNISRRLLQSDYFVMSLFDIQRFVGVEAKDIVIEITESLAMFDKENSITKLGQLKKIGYRIAIDDFGTGYSSLSELRDFPLDIIKIDKTFIKKIHLEEQKRIVEAIVSIANSLNLEVVAEGLEDLNTLELLKNLGIRYAQGYFFSPPLPEKELEKTLKRINNIDV; this is translated from the coding sequence ATGGAACAAAAAGAATTATATTCTGTTCTTGACAGTCTGACATTTCCTGTAGTGATTTTAGACAATTTGAATGTTCGATACTTAAATGAGAAAGCAAAAGAAATAATTAAAACAGAAGAAGAACAATTTGATTTTTCTTTGTTTATTGATGAGAGTCAAAAAAACTTTCTAATCTCTCAGCTAACACAGATAAAAAAAGGCGAATCAATTAGTTTTTCTTTGATCTTAAAGACTCAAGAACAAGATGTTCCAGTTTTAGTAACTGCTAGGTTGATTGAAAACATAGACCAAAAGTATCGTTATTTTTTGGTATTTCAAACAATCCAAAATCAAGATGTTGTAGATTCTATATTGAACAATATCATCCTCGAGACCTTTACTTTGCATGGAGAAGAACTTATCCAAACTCTTTTGAAAAAAATTGTCGAAGCGTTTGATTTCAATGGTAGTTTTCTTTTATTAAAGGAACAGATTCAGGAGTACATGAAATCACATATTGTCTTTCAATACGAAAAATCGAATCAAAAAATAGAAATCAATTTAACTAAAAATTTTATAAAAAAACTTGATCTTTCCGGCTTCATCTTAATTGAGAAAGATTTCAATCAAATTTATCCAAGCGAAAAAATAGGGGATTACGCCCTTCAGGCTCTCATAGGAATCAAAACTCAGTTAACTGAACAGGAAACTTTGTATTTGATTGCTTATTCAGAGAAAATTCAAAAAAATCTGCCGAAAATTCACTTTGCCTTGAATATTCTCAATTTAAAAATCATAAATGATTACATGAGACTATATTTCTATAAAAAATATGAAAACATTTATAAAATTTTTCTACAAACAAGCGATGCAGTTTTTATTTATAACGTCGAAAAAAATGTGATTATTGATTGTAATAATGCTTTTTTGAGACTGCTTAATACAAGTAAAGACAAAATCGTCAATCAATCCCCTTTCGCTTATGTAGATGAAGTACAAATCAATCGTTTCAGAAAAATCTTTGAATACTACTACAGAAAGAAAAGATTAAAAAATAATAGATTAAGAGTGGTATTCAAAAATTCAGAAGGAGCAGAAATTCCTCTTGAAGTTTCTATAACTATCATTCAGATGCCAGATGGGACAAATTTGATAGGAGTTGTTCGAGACCTCAGTTATGTGCTTAAAGCCATTGAGCATCAAAAAAATTATTCACAAGTATTGAATTTTTTAAAGCTTCATGTGGTTGAATTAGATCGAAACCTACAAGTTATTTCTTTTAATAACTATTCAAATTCCAGTGATATTAGACTAAAAGTAAATGATAATTTTTTAGAAATTGTTCAGCAAGACTATCAAGAATATGTGAGGATGATGATAAATAACTTGTTCATTGATAAAAAGTCTATTAGAATTCGATTCCCTATCATGTTAAAAGCAAAAAAAGAATGGTATGATGGAGATTTTTTTGTCGTTCGAAAGAATAAAAAAAAAATCATAAAGGGGATTTTAAAAAACATCACTTTAGAATATCTTACTGAAAAGCAGTTTATACTTATTTCTGAGTATGATCTATTAACATCTCTACCAAATAGAATTCGATTGGAAGAAGATTTATACAAAGCCATATTAAGAGCAGATAGAAATCGTTCTTTATTGGCAGTTGGTTTCTTAAATTTAGACAAGTTTTTTCATGTTAATGAACTTTTAGGTCATAGATTAGGAGATTTGCTGATAAGTCTATTTGCTGAAAGATTGAGGCTATTCCCAGAATTAAAAAATAACATCTATCGATGGGGTGGAGATCAATTTGTCTTTTTTATTGAAGACATTTATGATAAGCAAGCCCTTTACCCAATTATTGAAAGGTTGAAACAAATCGCCAAAGAACCTTTTTTTATTGAAGGTGAGAAATTTTTTTTAACTTTTTCTATTGGTATAGCAATTTATCCTTCTGATGGTTTGACGATAGATGTTCTCTTCGGGGAGGCTGATAAAGCTTTACATCATGCAAAACAAAGTGGTCGCTATCAAGTTGTGTTTGCTTCGAACCTTCCCAAAAGAAGTTTTCCTATTAGTAGATTTGAACTTCAAAGCTATATATTAGAATCAATCTCGGAAGAAAAGATATATTCTTATTTTCAACCCATTTATGATATATTTATCATGAGGATCATAGGAGTTGAAGTCCTAGCGAGATTAAGGCATTTTCAGAATGAAATTTACATTGGACCTGATATATTTATTCCAATTGCGGAAGACTTGGGATTGATTGAAGAACTTAGTTTGTATGTAATCAAAAAGTCGATGGAATTTTATAAAAAAATCAGAAAATTTACCCCTCTTTACATTTCGTTTAACATATCTCGCAGGCTTTTACAATCGGATTATTTTGTGATGAGCCTTTTTGATATCCAACGTTTCGTTGGTGTTGAAGCAAAGGATATTGTGATTGAAATTACGGAATCATTAGCAATGTTTGATAAAGAAAATAGTATCACCAAATTAGGGCAGTTGAAAAAAATCGGTTATCGCATAGCCATTGATGACTTTGGTACCGGATATTCTTCGTTGAGTGAACTTCGTGATTTTCCATTGGATATAATAAAAATAGACAAAACATTCATAAAAAAGATCCATTTGGAAGAACAAAAAAGAATTGTAGAAGCTATCGTTTCTATTGCTAATAGCTTAAATCTTGAAGTAGTTGCAGAAGGCTTGGAAGATCTTAATACTTTAGAATTGTTGAAGAATCTAGGTATTCGATATGCACAGGGATACTTTTTCTCACCACCTTTGCCAGAAAAAGAACTCGAGAAGACGTTAAAAAGAATAAACAACATTGATGTTTAA
- a CDS encoding methyl-accepting chemotaxis protein produces MKLKVLKKIIQERKEKIKDEQKRLNVFITSIENHFKEENPVLVSKTDLTGKIIYANRAFEEISEYERGELIGKPHSIVRHPDMPRSAFYDLWQTLQMGLPWRGYVKNRSKNGNYYWVDANVAPIKKNGKNIGYISVRRRADNEEKQRHEDLYREIREGKKEFEPTIFRQTSPINRIKSYVIFFTFFNLIFFLLQYFLNFPFFISIIIVIVLSVLIVSLAFRSLDHMKARIQELIDKTNEMVEKNLSINFNTRRNDELGFLEKALLNLLINAGGMIGELQDTLSRLQEVYNELKQSTNSLASFSDEYIQKVRFMANQIKEIDKLLQNISASMEEFSISTKEVSKKNSESYEITKKTAESLQKANHTIFNLVEHIKTILSFTDSINSIAEQTNLLALNAAIEAASAGEHGKGFTVVANEIKNLAYETKNHTIKLKELSQVIRKELESTIQSMATLKEDFLTLENVNSVIVSAVEEQTISIRENAKYINNVSDSLQKVSQSLDSFLEESAQLTKAVQTNHQQVSEIEKEIQHIHSIIKEYHI; encoded by the coding sequence ATGAAGTTAAAAGTTTTAAAAAAGATTATTCAAGAAAGAAAAGAAAAAATCAAAGATGAGCAGAAACGTTTGAATGTGTTTATTACTTCGATAGAGAATCACTTTAAAGAAGAAAATCCGGTTTTGGTTTCCAAAACGGATCTTACGGGAAAAATCATTTATGCTAATCGTGCTTTCGAAGAAATCAGTGAGTATGAAAGAGGCGAGTTAATAGGAAAACCTCATAGTATCGTTCGACATCCTGATATGCCACGAAGTGCTTTTTATGATCTCTGGCAAACCCTGCAAATGGGTTTACCATGGAGAGGATATGTCAAGAATCGATCAAAAAATGGGAATTATTATTGGGTAGATGCAAATGTAGCTCCTATAAAGAAAAACGGGAAAAACATAGGATACATTTCCGTTAGAAGACGTGCTGATAATGAAGAGAAACAACGGCATGAAGATTTATATAGGGAAATCCGAGAAGGAAAAAAAGAATTTGAACCTACAATATTTAGGCAAACAAGCCCAATCAATAGAATTAAAAGTTATGTAATATTCTTTACTTTTTTCAATCTGATTTTCTTCTTGCTTCAATATTTTCTTAATTTTCCTTTCTTCATTTCCATCATTATTGTAATTGTTTTAAGTGTTTTAATTGTATCCTTGGCATTTCGATCTCTTGATCATATGAAAGCAAGAATCCAAGAGCTGATTGATAAAACTAACGAAATGGTAGAAAAAAATTTAAGTATAAATTTCAATACAAGAAGAAACGATGAACTTGGTTTCTTAGAAAAAGCATTGTTAAATTTATTAATCAATGCAGGGGGGATGATAGGAGAACTTCAAGATACCCTTTCTCGCCTTCAGGAAGTTTATAATGAACTCAAGCAATCCACTAATTCGTTGGCAAGTTTTTCAGATGAATATATTCAAAAAGTTCGATTCATGGCTAATCAAATCAAAGAGATCGATAAACTTTTGCAGAATATATCAGCATCAATGGAGGAGTTTAGTATTTCGACGAAAGAAGTTTCGAAAAAAAATTCCGAATCTTATGAAATCACAAAAAAAACAGCTGAATCCTTGCAAAAAGCCAATCACACCATTTTTAATTTAGTAGAACATATTAAAACAATTTTGAGTTTTACAGACTCAATTAATAGTATTGCTGAGCAAACAAATTTACTGGCATTGAATGCCGCTATTGAAGCAGCATCAGCAGGAGAGCACGGCAAAGGATTTACTGTTGTTGCAAACGAAATCAAGAACTTGGCCTATGAAACCAAAAATCATACTATTAAACTCAAAGAATTATCCCAAGTGATACGAAAAGAATTAGAAAGCACAATTCAATCCATGGCCACTCTTAAAGAAGATTTTTTGACTTTAGAAAACGTAAACTCTGTGATTGTCTCAGCAGTTGAAGAACAGACCATATCCATAAGAGAAAACGCTAAATATATCAATAATGTTTCGGATTCATTACAAAAAGTTTCTCAAAGTTTAGATTCCTTTTTAGAAGAATCTGCACAACTAACGAAAGCAGTACAGACGAACCATCAACAAGTTAGCGAAATCGAAAAAGAAATCCAACATATTCATAGCATTATAAAAGAATATCATATCTAG
- a CDS encoding PEP-utilizing enzyme has protein sequence MKNHLELYGEIASHGRGEGIAVIIEPFSYYISEELIFDSELRREELKKFHHYLRTTINKIKTTQSELPESLRDLLEIQIHFLRDPIFIDAVEKKILNEGKNVALAVYQGSLELKKFFHEQAPVLIQQRWIDLQDAIHQLLEEILKISYIEKSINKIELQCQKNCNYILVAQEISPLLFLKIPKPRGLILKDGSLMDHLSLLATNQGIPILIQVFPKENFYKIHDGDWIVINTDKGKAIIKKEPPPEINLISEILPKTQKKRYTQNEVTISINADDIEIIKNHKNHYYLSVGLFRTEFLYIKDPSLIYDLNKATHTYREIFLNFDEHEILTLRLIDVNEDKYSYYLYSSPENRNKRGVEYYKSEITIIKNQIRSIFKALQDLSNINWTLRILIPMVANYEDWRFVFELILEERNHIRLESSPKIQIGIMLEIPSVFFNLHQLEKEVDFFSIGTNDLLSMFIGKHRNLISEEDIYDPSFYRMLFFTLNSLQKEIGICGAIATRLDLIPLLYYSQVRNFSVPLGLYSKIYDFFSNYDFFEKFQSEFKNLILFSKTKKEMKENLKSIFNSYFSKSNLYL, from the coding sequence ATGAAGAATCATTTGGAACTTTATGGAGAAATTGCTTCCCATGGTCGAGGAGAAGGTATTGCTGTTATTATTGAACCCTTTAGTTATTACATATCAGAAGAACTCATTTTTGACTCTGAACTAAGAAGAGAAGAACTAAAAAAATTTCATCACTATTTACGAACTACTATCAATAAAATAAAAACCACTCAAAGTGAACTACCAGAGAGCTTGAGGGATTTGTTAGAAATTCAAATTCATTTTTTACGAGATCCTATTTTCATTGATGCTGTTGAAAAAAAAATTTTAAACGAAGGGAAAAATGTAGCTCTAGCTGTTTATCAAGGTTCTTTGGAATTAAAGAAATTTTTCCACGAACAAGCACCAGTTCTTATTCAACAACGATGGATCGACTTACAAGACGCCATCCACCAACTGTTAGAAGAAATTTTGAAAATATCCTATATCGAAAAATCTATAAATAAAATTGAATTACAATGTCAAAAAAATTGTAATTATATTTTAGTTGCTCAAGAAATTAGCCCATTATTGTTTTTAAAAATTCCCAAACCAAGAGGACTCATCCTAAAAGATGGTTCTTTGATGGATCACTTGTCATTACTTGCTACCAATCAAGGAATCCCTATTTTGATCCAAGTTTTTCCCAAAGAGAATTTCTATAAAATCCACGATGGAGATTGGATTGTCATCAATACTGACAAAGGTAAAGCTATTATCAAAAAAGAACCACCACCTGAAATCAATCTTATATCAGAAATTCTACCAAAAACCCAGAAAAAACGCTATACGCAAAATGAAGTGACAATATCCATCAATGCAGATGATATAGAAATCATAAAAAACCATAAAAACCATTACTATCTTTCCGTGGGATTATTTCGAACTGAATTTTTGTATATTAAAGATCCGAGTTTAATCTATGATTTAAATAAAGCAACACATACTTATCGAGAGATCTTTTTGAATTTCGATGAACATGAAATCCTAACTTTACGTCTCATTGATGTGAACGAAGATAAATATAGTTATTACCTTTATAGTTCTCCAGAAAACCGAAACAAAAGAGGAGTGGAGTATTATAAATCAGAAATCACCATCATAAAAAACCAAATCCGAAGTATCTTCAAAGCATTGCAGGATTTATCTAACATCAATTGGACCTTACGCATATTAATACCCATGGTAGCGAATTACGAAGACTGGAGGTTTGTATTTGAATTAATCTTAGAAGAAAGAAACCATATTCGTTTGGAGTCGAGTCCTAAAATTCAAATTGGTATTATGCTGGAAATCCCCTCTGTTTTTTTTAATCTACATCAATTAGAGAAAGAAGTGGATTTTTTTAGCATTGGCACTAATGACTTATTATCCATGTTTATAGGAAAACATAGAAACTTGATTTCAGAAGAAGATATCTATGATCCTTCTTTTTATCGAATGCTGTTCTTTACTTTAAATTCCCTTCAAAAAGAAATTGGTATTTGTGGAGCCATCGCCACTAGATTGGATCTTATACCTCTACTTTATTATTCTCAAGTTCGTAATTTTAGTGTTCCTTTGGGATTATATTCAAAAATATATGATTTTTTTAGTAATTATGATTTCTTTGAGAAATTCCAATCCGAATTCAAAAATTTGATTTTATTTTCAAAAACCAAAAAAGAAATGAAAGAAAACCTCAAATCAATTTTTAATTCCTATTTTTCGAAATCTAATTTATATTTATAA
- a CDS encoding ABC transporter ATP-binding protein, with the protein MAFLSIQNLHTYYVTKKRLFTPKLTIYALKDFSLNVQKGEFIAIVGESGCGKTTLGNTLVGLLTPTKGKVIYHGQEILSPQTNLLKRNLDLRKKFQMIFQDPYSSLNPKHTIKTYLSSALKIHQKKEIDESLKYYLSLVHLPLDILKRYPHELSGGQRQRVSIARAISLQPEVLVCDEITSALDVSVQAYILELLKELQEKFNLTIFLITHDLSIVRYISTKVCVMYGGEIMEIAPTKELFSNPKHPYTKALLESVPTLNRKRKPKLLEGEPPKTNQIYNYCIFYDRCSIRKDLCRTQKPNMIENNNHQVKCFFSN; encoded by the coding sequence ATGGCATTTCTCTCCATACAAAATCTTCACACCTACTATGTCACAAAAAAAAGACTATTTACCCCAAAACTAACGATATATGCATTAAAAGACTTTTCGCTAAATGTTCAAAAGGGAGAATTCATTGCTATCGTGGGAGAGTCTGGTTGTGGAAAAACTACTTTAGGTAATACCCTTGTAGGATTACTAACACCAACGAAAGGGAAAGTTATTTATCACGGTCAAGAAATTTTATCTCCTCAGACGAATTTACTAAAAAGAAACTTAGATTTAAGAAAAAAGTTTCAGATGATTTTTCAAGACCCTTACTCCTCACTTAATCCCAAACATACAATCAAAACATATCTTTCGTCTGCACTGAAAATCCACCAAAAGAAAGAGATTGATGAAAGCTTAAAATACTATTTGTCATTGGTTCATTTACCTCTTGATATTTTAAAGCGCTATCCTCATGAGCTTTCTGGGGGACAACGACAAAGAGTGAGTATTGCTCGAGCAATATCATTACAACCTGAGGTATTGGTTTGTGACGAAATCACTTCGGCTTTGGATGTTTCCGTCCAAGCATATATTTTAGAACTACTTAAAGAATTACAAGAAAAATTCAATCTGACAATTTTCTTGATCACTCATGATTTATCTATTGTTCGCTATATAAGCACTAAAGTCTGTGTGATGTATGGCGGAGAAATCATGGAAATAGCTCCAACCAAAGAGCTCTTTTCAAACCCAAAGCATCCCTACACGAAAGCCCTATTGGAGTCAGTTCCTACCTTGAATCGAAAACGAAAACCCAAACTCTTAGAAGGAGAACCACCAAAAACCAATCAAATTTATAACTATTGTATTTTCTATGATCGCTGCTCAATACGAAAAGATTTGTGTAGAACTCAAAAACCAAACATGATAGAAAATAACAATCATCAAGTAAAATGCTTCTTTAGTAATTAA
- a CDS encoding helix-turn-helix domain-containing protein → MKYKHLSLNERKEIERLYGEGYTITKIAKILNRNPSTISRELKRNSQQMENRTIYIAESANQIYLTKRKKKRERSENQKENVNTSY, encoded by the coding sequence ATGAAATACAAACACCTTAGTTTAAATGAAAGAAAAGAAATTGAACGCTTATATGGTGAAGGCTATACTATTACGAAAATTGCTAAAATTTTGAACAGAAACCCATCCACCATCTCTCGAGAACTCAAGAGAAATTCCCAACAGATGGAAAATCGAACTATTTATATTGCTGAGTCTGCGAATCAAATTTATCTAACAAAAAGAAAGAAAAAAAGAGAAAGGAGCGAAAATCAGAAAGAAAATGTAAATACTTCCTACTAA
- a CDS encoding Mut7-C ubiquitin/RNAse domain-containing protein, whose translation MKVVELRFYGKLVFLSKVSSMRVAFYGRRTIKDVVESLGVPHTEIFLVLRNQTITYLNQIIEHNDRISLYPMFFQMDREILREILTSTKLTCEEKKEYVKKYKIKFKQKFIADVHLGKLTRYLRLLGIDVLFNPKWNDFELIQISNQEKRVLLTQDKGILKQKRLEYGYYLISRTPSEQLQEILSHFHLKIKPFQRCSICNSILKYVDSSEILELQPIPVWLMETYEGFYVCEKCKKVYWEGSHYKKMVEFFYKYKLDFEK comes from the coding sequence ATGAAAGTAGTAGAGCTCCGATTTTATGGAAAGTTAGTATTTCTATCAAAAGTTTCTTCAATGCGAGTTGCGTTTTATGGAAGACGAACCATCAAGGACGTCGTTGAGTCTTTGGGGGTGCCACATACAGAAATCTTTTTGGTTTTAAGAAATCAAACGATTACATACCTAAATCAGATAATAGAACATAATGATAGGATTTCTCTTTATCCAATGTTTTTTCAAATGGATAGGGAAATTCTAAGGGAAATCTTAACCTCAACAAAACTAACTTGCGAAGAAAAAAAAGAATACGTAAAAAAATACAAAATCAAATTCAAGCAAAAGTTTATTGCAGATGTTCATTTAGGAAAACTAACAAGGTATTTACGTCTATTAGGGATTGATGTATTATTTAATCCTAAATGGAATGATTTTGAGTTGATTCAGATTTCGAATCAAGAAAAGAGAGTTTTATTAACTCAGGATAAAGGAATTTTAAAGCAGAAACGACTAGAATATGGTTACTATCTCATTAGCAGAACCCCAAGCGAACAATTGCAAGAGATTTTGAGTCATTTTCATCTCAAGATAAAGCCTTTTCAACGTTGTAGTATTTGTAATTCAATCTTAAAGTATGTTGATAGCTCTGAAATTTTAGAACTCCAACCCATACCCGTTTGGCTTATGGAGACGTATGAAGGTTTCTATGTTTGTGAGAAATGCAAAAAAGTTTACTGGGAAGGTAGTCATTATAAAAAAATGGTAGAATTTTTTTATAAATATAAATTAGATTTCGAAAAATAG
- a CDS encoding serine/threonine-protein phosphatase has product MKSIDVLKLLDQYEVLNKPLQEMIDDYYRSNALLPVYLYENKLINEKKLYQLNQSEFELNESKVIKIKDFEIYGKTYPKYYISGDFFGIFQLKDSRVFITLSDVSGKGLEAGILALMLSYYITHELNYTSLTPQALLKKINQLSLEIFDDIKFATFTILLLDLLSGTIEYAAAGCPPLLHYIHRENTLKEIDLLNIPLGIENDFIFKGKKIDLNPGDVILCYTDGAYEQENKKGQQYGLERLKKALKKNLNKSSKHLVQKLYFDLRFFRMFVPQFDDTTYLVIKYNKKTR; this is encoded by the coding sequence ATGAAAAGCATCGATGTATTAAAACTTTTAGACCAATATGAAGTTTTAAATAAACCTCTTCAAGAAATGATTGATGACTATTATAGAAGTAATGCATTACTTCCCGTATACTTATATGAAAATAAACTCATAAATGAAAAAAAGCTCTACCAACTAAACCAGTCTGAATTCGAATTAAATGAAAGTAAGGTCATAAAAATCAAAGATTTTGAAATATACGGAAAAACATACCCCAAATATTATATCAGTGGAGATTTTTTTGGTATCTTTCAATTGAAAGATAGTCGTGTTTTTATTACACTTTCGGATGTAAGTGGAAAGGGTTTAGAAGCCGGAATACTTGCTTTAATGCTTTCCTATTATATAACCCATGAGCTTAATTATACAAGCCTTACCCCCCAAGCTTTACTAAAAAAAATCAATCAATTGAGTTTAGAGATTTTTGATGACATCAAATTTGCAACTTTTACTATTTTATTATTAGACTTACTTTCAGGAACGATTGAATATGCAGCGGCAGGATGTCCACCTTTGCTTCACTACATACATAGAGAAAATACCTTAAAAGAAATCGATTTGCTAAACATCCCCCTTGGGATTGAAAATGATTTCATCTTTAAAGGAAAAAAAATCGATCTCAATCCCGGTGATGTAATTTTGTGCTATACCGATGGAGCTTATGAACAAGAAAACAAAAAAGGACAACAATACGGATTGGAAAGACTAAAAAAAGCCTTGAAAAAAAACTTAAACAAAAGTAGTAAACATTTAGTTCAAAAGCTTTATTTTGACCTTAGGTTTTTTCGAATGTTTGTCCCTCAGTTTGATGATACAACCTATTTAGTGATTAAATACAATAAAAAAACTCGATGA